The Variovorax sp. PMC12 genome segment ACCAGGGCCACCCCATCGAGGCCGCGACCGACGTGAGCATGATGACCCGCGCGGGCGTGGAGCGCATCATGCGTTTCGCCTTCAAGCTGGCCGGTTCGCGGCCGCGCAAGCTGCTCACCGTGGTGACCAAGAGCAACGCGCAACGCCATGCGATGGTGATGTGGGACGAGATCGCGCTGCAGATCTCCAAGGAGTTCCCCGACGTGACGTGGGACAAGGAACTGGTCGACGCCTGCACCGCGCGCATGGTCAACCGCCCGGCCACGCTCGACACCATCGTCGCCACCAACCTGCACGCCGACATCCTCAGCGACCTGGCCGCCGCGCTGGCGGGCAGCCTGGGCATCGCGCCCACCGGCAACATCGATCCGGAGCGGCGCTATCCGTCGATGTTCGAGCCCATCCACGGATCGGCCTTCGACATCATGGGCAAGGGGCTGGCCAACCCGGTCGGCACCTTCTGGTCGGTGGTGATGCTGCTCGAGCACCTGGGCGAGGCCGAGGCGGCGCGGCGCGTGATGCAGGCGGTGGAGCACGTCACGGCCAACCCGGCGCTGCACACACGCGACCTGGGCGGCAGCGCGACCACCGAGCAGG includes the following:
- a CDS encoding tartrate dehydrogenase codes for the protein MTRYSIATIPGDGIGKEVIPAGRRVMEALAEASGGALQFSFEDFGWGGDWYRAHGEMMPADGLDALRGKDAILFGSAGDPHIPDHVTLWGLRLKICQGFDQYANVRPTRILPGIDGPLKRCAPGQLDWVIVRENSEGEYAGVGGRVHQGHPIEAATDVSMMTRAGVERIMRFAFKLAGSRPRKLLTVVTKSNAQRHAMVMWDEIALQISKEFPDVTWDKELVDACTARMVNRPATLDTIVATNLHADILSDLAAALAGSLGIAPTGNIDPERRYPSMFEPIHGSAFDIMGKGLANPVGTFWSVVMLLEHLGEAEAARRVMQAVEHVTANPALHTRDLGGSATTEQVTQAVCAHIAGEPMRLAA